The genomic DNA TGTGCTTTGTCTTTGTAAACAAAAAACCTGCTTGTGCTGTTTGCGGCACAAGCAGGTTTTTATAATTGGTAATTTTACTTTGACATTGCGACAGCTGTTGCGATGGACAGGAATTTCGTTTCAGCGGAATCGGCGCGGCTTGTGAGAATAACAGGTTTCTTTGTGCCGAGAATAATGCCTGCCGTTTTGTTTTCCGAGAAATAAACTATTGATTTGAACAGCGCGTTGCCGCAGTCAATATCGTCAACGAGCAGAACGTCTGCCTTGCCCGCTACCTCGCCTGTAATGCCCTTGTGCTTTGCAGATTCTTCGGAAACGGCATTGTCAAGAGCAAAAGGTCCGTCGAGCAGACAGCCTTTAATCTGTCCGCGTCTGTTCATCTGGGCGAGTGCGGCGGCGTCGAGCGTTGACTGCATCTTAGGATTTACGACCTCAACTGCTGCGAGGCAGGCAATCTTAGGCATCTCGATTCCGAAAGCGTGGCAAAGCTCCGTAACGTTCTTTGCAATGCCGATCTTGTCCGCAAGCTCCGGATAGGTGTTGAAAACACCGTCGGTAACGAAAATAAGCCTGTCCCAGCCCTTGATTTCGTGAATGTAGGAATGGGAAAGCACGCGCTTGCCTGAACGGAGGCCGATTTCCTTGTCGAGCACCGCGCGGAGGAAATCGCTTGACTCAAGCATACCCTTCATCATAATGTCAGCCTTGCCGGAAGAAACCATTTCAACAGTCATTAAAGCTGTTTTGGCGGGACCGTTTTTGCAGTCGGCAACCTCGTAATTTGCAAGGTCGATTCCGGCTTTTGCCGCTTCTTCGGCGATTTTGTCCGCATTTCCGACGAGAATTGCGTCAACAATGCCCTCGCTGCGTGCGCGTTCTACGGC from Candidatus Equadaptatus faecalis includes the following:
- a CDS encoding phosphate butyryltransferase, producing MEQIRTLDKLVEYAKEIGPKKVAVACAEDHVVLEAVERARSEGIVDAILVGNADKIAEEAAKAGIDLANYEVADCKNGPAKTALMTVEMVSSGKADIMMKGMLESSDFLRAVLDKEIGLRSGKRVLSHSYIHEIKGWDRLIFVTDGVFNTYPELADKIGIAKNVTELCHAFGIEMPKIACLAAVEVVNPKMQSTLDAAALAQMNRRGQIKGCLLDGPFALDNAVSEESAKHKGITGEVAGKADVLLVDDIDCGNALFKSIVYFSENKTAGIILGTKKPVILTSRADSAETKFLSIATAVAMSK